A single region of the Raphanus sativus cultivar WK10039 chromosome 1, ASM80110v3, whole genome shotgun sequence genome encodes:
- the LOC108851054 gene encoding uncharacterized protein LOC108851054 encodes MKKESSSLMSILLLLSLSFLASSKRHGNPASEMVNVLNQNRTAWKLGKLNESPGLGCIALQYAELCQDNCNVNNTLTCEPPEDDFTQVFAPNCGVELPTFGTITGHVLGGCGTHYATPQASFSDILFRDNKSLLVLRNRSHTEVGVGMARLHKGTYFWCILFSDGRTNSSFALEANGRGIKQRKGCYSGSAFSCSNAHTICMRLLNSCLAILLSSFCLFRHYCWCPFF; translated from the exons ATGAAGAAGGAAAGTAGCTCTTTGATGTCGATTTTACTGCTGCTATCACTCTCATTTCTGGCTAGCTCGAAACGTCACG GAAACCCTGCTAGTGAAATGGTAAACGTCTTGAACCAGAATAGAACAGCCTGGAAACTTGGAAAACTAAATGAGAGCCCTGGCCTTGGCTGCATAGCCCTCCAGTATGCTGAGCTCTGCCAAGATAATTGCAATGTCAACAACACTTTGACCTGCGAACCTCCTGAAGACGACTTCACACAGGTTTTTGCCCCCAACTGTGGTGTAGAACTTCCCACTTTTGGTACCATAACAGGCCACGTTCTCGGCGGCTGCGGCACCCACTATGCGACCCCACAAGCCTCCTTCTCAGACATTCTCTTCAGAGATAACAAATCCTTGTTGGTGCTCAGAAACAGGTCGCACACTGAGGTTGGAGTGGGAATGGCTAGGTTGCATAAAGGTACCTACTTTTGGTGCATTCTGTTTAGTGATGGTCGAACAAACTCTTCCTTTGCTCTGGAAGCCAATGGCCGGggaatcaaacaaagaaaaggCTGCTACAGCGGAAGTGCTTTTTCTTGTAGCAATGCACACACTATTTGTATGCGTCTTCTCAACAGCTGTCTGGCCATTCTTTTGTCTTCCTTCTGTCTATTTAGACATTATTGTTGGTGTCCTTTTTTCTAA
- the LOC130507983 gene encoding dol-P-Man:Man(7)GlcNAc(2)-PP-Dol alpha-1,6-mannosyltransferase, with translation MPTETKMTKFLQSYGYDLILGAIAAIYVLMAPYTKVEESFNVQSMHDILFHRHRLDSYDHLEFPGVVPRTFIGAFIVSFFASPLVSIITCLGFPKIYSLVAARLVLGCIILSTLRFFRIQIRKKFGPQVESFFVLLTSLQFHFLFYCTRPLPNILALGLVNLAYGNWLKGNFYCALSFLIFSTVIFRCDVMLLLGPIGLEFLLTRSISFWKALKFCVGIAVVAVGLTISVDSIMWKKFVWPEFEVFWFNSILNRSSDWGTHSIHWYFTSALPRSLLIAYPLSLLGTILDRRVPFLILPVLSFVILYSKLPHKELRFIISSVPMLNLSAAVAASRIYNNRKKTIWKLVNMVMVALFVISAGCTIVTFMASYNNYPSGYALKRLHQISHPANVVGEEWVHIDTFGAMNGISRFCEEAFPWRYSKEEEVGVEELRNRNFTYLVNEQPSVDGYKCLFSEQGFDRLELRRGFPPIVMVKRAKVYVHEDMKKEDHLHKKWPGC, from the exons ATGCCGACGGAAACGAAAATGACCAAGTTTCTTCAATCCTATG GATATGATCTGATTCTGGGAGCTATAGCTGCAATTTATGTGCTCATGGCTCCATACACTAAGGTGGAAGAGAGCTTCAACGTACAG TCAATGCACGACATTCTTTTCCATCGCCATCGTTTGGACTCT TATGATCATTTGGAATTCCCCGGTGTTGTCCCTCGAACTTTTATTG GAGCCTTCATAGTCTCTTTTTTTGCATCACCCCTTGTCTCCATTATCACCTGCCTTGGCTTCCCCAAGATTTATAGCCTTGTTGcag CTCGTTTGGTGCTTGGCTGCATTATTTTATCTACACTAAGGTTTTTCCGGATTCAG ATAAGAAAAAAGTTTGGACCTCAAGTGGAATCTTTCTTTGTACTTCTCACCAGTCTgcaatttcattttcttttctacTGCACTCGTCCTCTACCTAATATTCTTGCTTTGGGATTAG TTAATCTGGCATATGGTAATTGGTTAAAGGGAAACTTTTATTGTGCTTTGAGCTTCCTG ATTTTTTCCACTGTAATCTTCAGATGTGATGTGATGTTACTGCTCGGGCCTATCGGTCTTGAGTTTTTATTG ACCAGATCGATCTCCTTCTGGAAAGCACTTAAGTTTTGTGTTGGAATCGCTGTGGTGGCTGTAG GTCTTACCATTTCCGTTGACTCTATCATGTGGAAGAAGTTTGTCTGGCCAGAGTTTGAAGTTTTCTGGTTTAACTCCATTCTGAACCGGAGTTCTGACTGGGGT ACACATTCCATTCATTGGTACTTCACCTCGGCACTCCCACGATCATTACTAATAGCTTATCCTCTTTCCCTG CTTGGTACCATACTTGACAGGAGGGTTCCATTCCTAATTCTTCCTGTTTTATCCTTTGTTATACTCTACTCTAAACTTCCACACAAG GAACTCCGCTTTATTATTAGTTCAGTGCCAATGCTCAACTTATCTGCTGCAGTTGCTGCTAGCAGGAT CTACAATAACAGGAAGAAAACTATTTGGAAACTGGTGAACATGGTTATGGTAGCATTATTTGTAATCAG TGCAGGGTGCACGATTGTAACATTCATGGCATCCTACAACAACTATCCAAGCGGCTATGCTCTTAAGCGCTTGCATCAGATAA GCCATCCCGCAAATGTAGTGGGCGAAGAGTGGGTTCACATAGACACTTTTGGTGCTATGAATGGAATATCACGGTTTTGTGAAGAAGCTTTTCCGTGGAG ATActcaaaagaagaagaggtgGGGGTGGAGGAGTTGCGGAACAGAAATTTCACGTACCTGGTGAA CGAGCAGCCCTCAGTGGATGGATACAAGTGCTTGTTTTCTGAACAAGGCTTCGACAGACTCGAACTGCGGCGAGGTTTCCCTCCCATTGTTATG GTAAAAAGAGCCAAAGTATACGTGCACGAGGATATGAAGAAGGAAGATCATTTGCATAAGAAATGGCCAGGATGTTAA
- the LOC130507985 gene encoding cytochrome c oxidase-assembly factor COX23, mitochondrial, whose amino-acid sequence MATKGGAAAAYPSAARISDSPCYHQYSASLKCLEEFGSDKSKCQDHFDVYKECKKKEREARLERNKTRSLFS is encoded by the exons ATGGCGACGAAAGGCGGGGCGGCGGCGGCGTACCCTAGCGCAGCTCGGATATCTGATTCTCCATGTTACCATCAGTACTCTGCATCTCTGAAAT GTCTTGAAGAATTTGGATCAGACAAGAGTAAATGCCAGGATCATTTTGATGTGTACAAGGAATGCAAAAAGAAAGAG AGGGAAGCTCGACTGGAACGCAATAAGACACGGTCATTGTTCTCCTGA
- the LOC108814752 gene encoding kinesin-like protein KIN-7O, whose amino-acid sequence MERIHVSVRSRPISTEDAMKSPWKISSDSIFMPNQSFFFDRILGEDCKTAQVYETRTKDIVAAAVRGFNGTVFAYGQTNSGKTHTMRGSQSEPGIIPLAVHDLFENVYQDASRDFLLRMSYLEIYNEDINDLLAPEHRKLQIHENLEKGIFVAGLREQIVASPQQVLEIMEFGESHRHIGETNMNAHSSRSHTIFRMIIESSQKTQDEGVGNACDAVRVSVLNLVDLAGSERASKTGAEGVRLKEGSHINKSLMTLGTVITKLSEGVENRGGHVPYRDSKLTRILQPALGGNANTAIICNITLAPIHADETKSTLQFASRALRVTNCAHVNEISTDAALLKRQKKEIEEHRSKPKTSHSDHSDEDILNLRNTLLKSELERERIAMELNEEKKAQAQREKVLQEQAKKIENLSSLVLFSNRDEKREPDHFKKGKRRDTWGTGHLSRDSSTSEDHSHGLSRGSSLKSERSENKRLCSISEQDENSVDETLEDSALPDPCALVHVTRRKKPSSIRQKTREYEDLFLQYETSIRQKTREYEDLFLQYETERITNGIQIEYLKAKFLGENDLSGEATCKHLYCRVAGNVHRDESNVHLRDPEDILLIKQLQEKINMLETEKSSSKKNLDDLVRLATVQTTCAREKIAEIEEEIHAAREEAQIARDQLMSNESEVNHVLKDNFNSLVSVATEVEVLASELQKCKASLETISLVMDEGLQDFAFFSPLIHDFTLNMRQSFEQQASHISSYQNVQSCLRQKVVDIENECAGLQSQIEELSQEAHKHGTSLMMLSEHHESERSYLLSLIESLEKNVASLSTSSEKTKTKLEDTESKLKNAMQDKTKLEMLSEHHESKKLDLLSRIECLEKNIASLSTSSEKTKTKLKDTESKLKNAMQDKSKLEMLSEHHESERSYLLSLIESLEKNIASLSTSSEKTKTKLEDTESKLKNAMQDKTKLEEDFHNLETKFASLEEELAAEREEKEKAIWSSKEKTLSDAKYLEKGNITLAAIHADETESTLQFASRALRVTNCAFSTRYRLMLFV is encoded by the exons ATGGAGAGAATACACGTCTCAGTCAGATCTCGTCCGATTTCCACGGAGGACGCGATGAAGAGTCCGTGGAAGATCTCTTCGGATTCGATTTTCATGCCCAATCAATCTTTTTTCTTCG ATAGGATTCTCGGAGAAGATTGTAAAACCGCTCAAGTGTATGAAACTCGGACGAAGGATATCGTCGCTGCTGCCGTTCGGGGATTCAACG GAACCGTCTTTGCTTATGGTCAAACGAACAGTGGGAAGACGCATACGATGCGAGGCTCACAGAGTGAACCAGGAAtcatccctcttgctgttcatGATTTGTTTGAGAATGTATATCAG GATGCAAGCAGGGATTTTCTATTGCGTATGTCGTACCTCGAGATTTATAACGAAGATATAAACGATCTCTTGGCTCCTGAACACCGCAAACTGCAGATTCATGAGAATCTAGAG AAAGGAATCTTTGTGGCTGGACTACGAGAACAAATTGTCGCTTCCCCTCAACAAGTCCTTGAAATAATGGAATTTGGAGAAT CTCATCGGCATATTGGGGAGACAAATATGAATGCTCACAGTAGCAGATCTCACACTATTTTCCGCATG ATTATAGAAAGTAGTCAGAAGACGCAAGACGAAGGTGTTGGAAATGCCTGTGATGCAGTCCGTGTTTCTGTTCTG AATTTAGTGGATCTAGCTGGTTCGGAACGGGCTTCAAAAACAGGTGCAGAGGGTGTTAGGCTGAAGGAAGGCTCACATATAAATAAGAGCTTGATGACACTCGGGACTGTAATTACAAAACTGAGTGAAGGAGTTGAAAATCGAGG TGGTCATGTTCCGTACCGAGACAGCAAGCTTACAAGGATCTTGCAACCCGCTTTAggtggaaatgcaaatacagcTATCATATGCAATATAACACTTGCACCA ATCCATGCAGATGAAACCAAGAGCACTCTTCAGTTTGCTAGCCGAGCACTACGTGTCACTAATTGTGCCCATGTCAACGAG ATATCGACTGATGCTGCTTTGTTAAAGCGCCAAAAGAAGGAAATCGAGGAGCACAGATCCAAACCAAAG ACTTCTCACTCTGACCATTCGGACGAAGATATTCTTAACTTGCGCAACACCTTGTTGAAG TCTGAATTAGAAAGAGAGCGGATAGCAATGGAACTAAATGAGGAGAAAAAGGCACAAGCTCAGAGGGAAAAAGTTCTGCAAGAGCAAGCAAAGAAAATTGAGAACTTGAGTTCACTGGTTCTTTTTTCGAATAGAGATGAGAAGCGTGAGCCGGATCACTTTAAGAAg GGAAAGAGGAGGGATACATGGGGTACTGGTCACCTTTCACGGGACTCCTCCACGTCAGag GATCATTCTCATGGCTTGTCAAGGGGATCCTCTCTTAAATCTGAAAGATCCGAAAACAAACGTTTATGTAGCATCAGCGAGCAAGATGAAAATAGTGTCGATGAAACCCTTGAAGATTCTGCACTTCCAGATCCATGTGCTTTAGTGCATGTGACTAGGAGAAAGAAACCATCATCAATCAGGCAGAAAACTCGGGAATATGAGGATCTTTTCTTGCAATATGAAACATCAATCAGGCAGAAAACTCGGGAATATGAGGATCTTTTCTTGCAATATGAAACTGAG AGAATCACCAACGGAATACAAATTGAGTACCTTAAGGCAAAGTTTTTGGGGGAAAATGATTTATCTGGTGAAGCAACATGCAAGCATTTATATTGTCGAGTCGCTGGTAATGTGCATCGGGATGAAAGCAATGTGCATCTTAGGGATCCAGAGGATATTCTTCTCATTAAGCAACTCCAAGAGAAG ATAAACATGCTGGAAACTGAGAAATCTTCAAGCAAGAAAAATCTTGATGATCTTGTTAGGTTAGCTACTGTGCAGACTACATGTGCCAGGGAAAAAATTGCTGAG aTTGAAGAAGAGATTCATGCTGCTAGAGAAGAGGCCCAGATTGCTCGCGATCAACTTATGTCCAACGAATCTGAAGTCAATCATGTGCTTAAG GATAATTTTAACTCTCTGGTCAGCGTCGCAACAGAAGTTGAAGTCTTAGCATCTGAGTTACAAAAGTGTAAAGCATCGCTGGAAACCATATCCTTAGTTATGGATGAGGGTCTCCAAGATTTTGCTTTCTTCTCTCCTTTGATACAT GATTTCACATTGAATATGCGCCAAAGTTTTGAGCAGCAGGCTTCACATATCAGCAGCTATCAAAATGTCCAATCTTGTCTGAGACAAAAAGTTGTTGACATTGAGAATGAG TGTGCTGGTCTGCAGAGCCAAATAGAAGAACTAAGTCAAGAAGCCCACAAGCATGGAACTTCTCTAATG ATGCTCTCAGAACACCATGAGTCGGAGAGGTCGTATCTCCTCTCTCTCATAGAATCTCTTGAGAAGAATGTAGCGAGTCTGTCAACCTCTTCTGAGAAGACGAAAACAAAGCTAGAAGATACTGAATCGAAGCTTAAGAATGCCATGCAGGATAAAACTAAACTAGAG ATGCTCTCAGAACACCATGAGTCGAAAAAGTTGGATCTCCTCTCTCGCATAGAATGTCTTGAGAAGAATATAGCGAGTCTGTCAACCTCTTCTGAGAAGACGAAAACAAAGCTAAAAGATACTGAATCGAAGCTTAAGAATGCCATGCAGGATAAATCGAAGCTAGAG ATGCTCTCAGAACACCATGAGTCGGAGAGGTCGTATCTCCTCTCTCTCATTGAATCTCTTGAGAAGAATATAGCGAGTCTGTCAACCTCTTCTGAGAAGACGAAAACAAAGCTAGAAGATACTGAATCGAAGCTTAAGAATGCCATGCAGGATAAAACTAAACTAGAG GAAGATTTTCACAACCTTGAAACAAAATTTGCTTCATTGGAGGAGGAACTTGCTGCTGAACgtgaagaaaaagagaaagcaaTATGGAGCTCGAAAGAAAAAACTTTGTCAGACGCCAAGTATCTAGAGAAGGGCAATATAACACTTGCAGCA ATCCATGCAGATGAAACCGAGAGCACTCTTCAATTTGCTAGCCGAGCACTACGTGTCACTAATTGTGCCTTTTCAACGAG ATATCGACTGATGCTGTTCGTATAA
- the LOC108811571 gene encoding protein VASCULAR ASSOCIATED DEATH 1, chloroplastic produces MLSTPERVMNMDGSATASPELVVSDPSPSSPDGSRSSGSPDRTSSPSPSRGGENQSEVISRSEEYRQLFRLPAEEVLVQDFNCACQESILLQGHMYLFIHYICFYSNIFGYETKKIIPFAEISSVKRAKTAGIFPNAIEILAGGKKYFFASFLSRDEAFKLIHDGWVEYGSPLKSEAQLQDSLSESNNDGLVNRVLTTLDLATDLDSPSRDETPHLSGSSSVPVISQNGLSPSSVTVQRHSEPLVDSVASSSTNIVNSKPEDLNAPKLSSDFTKVAEAKFPIPVEEFFRLFFSDGAVSFVESFHKNCGDKDFSCSSWEHHEKLGHTRKVSFQHPIKIYFGAKFGGCQESQKFRMYRDSHLVIETSQEITDVPYADYFTVEGVWDVKRDCRDSIESSILDVYVNVAFSKRTVWKGKIVQSTLEECREAYAAWIRMAHELLKQKKLENQEGIKLSEDGEMLSASEEKVSECEEQRVEIAGERGGGVVNILRESLVNVTSFVKRQSGTRHALVIAFAVILLMQVTIVVLLKRGPEQVQMGSEYYSSYDKNGIGESVGWLEKRMHFLREEMIMVEDRLQRMRQDHAALKAQLHQLERLLLRHQQ; encoded by the exons ATGCTTTCTACTCCGGAGAGGGTCATGAACATGGACGGATCTGCAACTGCATCTCCGGAGTTGGTCGTTTCCGATCCCTCACCATCGTCCCCCGACGGATCGCGCTCTAGTGGCTCACCTGATCGCACCTCGTCTCCAAGCCCTAGTCGTGGTGGTGAAAACCAG TCTGAAGTCATATCGAGGAGTGAAGAGTATAGGCAATTATTTCGGCTTCCAGCTGAAGAA GTCCTTGTTCAAGATTTCAACTGTGcttgtcaagagagtattcttCTCCAG GGTCATATGTACCTCTTCATTCACTATATCTGCTTTTACTCTAACATCTTTGGCTATGAGACCAAG AAAATTATTCCATTTGCGGAAATCTCCTCTGTTAAACGAGCAAAGACTGCTGGTATTTTCCCCAATGCCATTGAGATTTTAGCTGGTGggaagaag TACTTTTTTGCATCCTTTCTTTCCCGTGATGAAGCTTTCAAGCTTATCCATGATGGATGGGTTGAATATGGTTCTCCTCTCAAATCAGAAGCCCAGCTTCAG GATTCTTTATCTGAGTCCAACAACGATGGACTTGTTAACAGGGTACTCACTACTTTGGATTTGGCGACTGACCTAGATTCCCCATCTAG GGATGAAACACCTCATCTTTCTGGCAGTTCCAGTGTTCCTGTTATTAGTCAAAATGGCCTTTCACCTTCATCCGTAACTGTTCAGCGGCACTCAGAACCACTTGTAGATAGTGTGGCCTCTTCTTCAACCAATATCGTCAACTCTAAGCCTGAAGACTTAAATGCACCAAAAT TATCATCTGATTTTACAAAGGTAGCAGAGGCAAAATTTCCG ATTCCAGTAGAAGAGTTCTTTAGATTGTTTTTTTCAGATGGCGCTGTCAGTTTTGTTGAATCTTTCCATAAAAATTGTGGAGATAAAG ATTTTAGTTGTAGCTCTTGGGAACATCATGAAAAGCTTGGACACACTCGCAAAGTCTCATTTCAACATccgataaaaatatattttg GTGCAAAGTTTGGTGGCTGCCAGGAGTCACAGAAATTTCGGATGTACAGAGATAG CCATCTGGTTATTGAAACATCGCAAGAGATCACTGATGTGCCTTACGCAGATTACTTTACGGTAGAG GGGGTCTGGGATGTGAAAAGAGATTGCAGAGACTCGATAGAAAGTTCTATACTAGATGTGTATGTCAATGTGGCCTTCTCTAAGAGAACAGTGTGGAAAG GAAAAATAGTGCAGTCGACTTTGGAAGAGTGTAGAGAGGCTTATGCAGCATGGATAAGAATG GCACATGAATTGTTGAAACAGAAGAAGCTGGAGAACCAAGAAG GTATCAAGTTGAGTGAGGATGGTGAAATGCTATCAGCAAGCGAAGAAAAAGTATCTGAATGTGAAGAGCAGAGGGTGGAGATAGCTGGAGAAAGAGGAGGAGGGGTAGTGAATATTTTAAGGGAATCATTGGTGAATGTGACATCATTTGTGAAGAGGCAAAGCGGGACAAGGCATGCTTTAGTGATAGCATTTGCAGTGATCCTACTGATGCAG GTAACGATAGTGGTACTTCTGAAGAGAGGACCGGAGCAAGTGCAAATGGGTAGTGAATACTACAGCAGCTACGACAAGAATGGGATTGGGGAGAGTGTTGGATGGCTGGAGAAGAGAATGCATTTCCTGAGAGAGGAGATGATTATGGTTGAGGATAGGTTGCAGAGGATGCGACAAGACCACGCTGCCTTGAAGGCTCAGCTCCACCAACTGGAACGCCTCCTTCTCCGCCACCAACAGTGA
- the LOC108806138 gene encoding pentatricopeptide repeat-containing protein At1g02150: protein MLLQAVQNRNVPLASSSASYARLPRPKLPPVVVSVAPMKKKTAAIIVCSISQVYGYGTVDYERRPIIQWNAIYKKISLMEKPELGAASVLNQWEKGGRKLTKWELCRVVKELRKYKRPNQALEVYDWMNQRGERFRLSASDAAIQLDLIGKVRGISDAQDFFLTLPDNFKDRRVYGSLLNAYVRAKSRDKAEALIDTMRQKGYALHPLPFNVMMTLYMNLREYDKVDAMVFEMKQKDIRLDIYSYNIWLSSCSSVDQMELVYHQMKSDASINPNWTTFSTMATMYIKMGESQKAEDALRKVEARITGRNRIPYHYLLSLYGSLGNKKELFRVWNVYKSVVPSIPNLGYHALVSSLVRMGDIEGAEKVYEEWLPVKSSFDPRIPNLLMNVYVKNDQLDKAEGLFDHMIEMGGKPSPGTWEILADGHTRKRSITQALACLKQAFSAQGSSNWRPKVLVLSGFFKLCEEESDVTSKETVLELLRQSGHLQDKSYQALIDAAEENDETATAR, encoded by the coding sequence atgctgCTTCAGGCGGTACAGAATCGCAATGTTCCGCTGGCTTCCTCCTCCGCCTCATATGCTCGCCTCCCTCGCCCCAAATTACCACCCGTCGTAGTCTCCGTTGCTccaatgaagaagaagacggcgGCAATAATCGTGTGCTCCATCTCCCAGGTGTATGGCTACGGAACGGTGGACTACGAGAGAAGGCCGATTATCCAGTGGAATGCAATCTACAAGAAGATATCTCTGATGGAGAAGCCGGAGCTGGGTGCGGCCTCCGTCTTGAATCAGTGGGAGAAAGGAGGCCGTAAGCTTACCAAGTGGGAGCTCTGTCGGGTCGTCAAGGAGCTTCGCAAGTATAAGCGTCCTAACCAAGCTCTTGAGGTGTACGACTGGATGAACCAGCGAGGCGAAAGGTTTCGGTTGTCTGCAAGTGATGCTGCCATCCAGCTCGACCTCATCGGCAAAGTCCGTGGTATTTCAGACGCCCAAGACTTCTTCCTCACTCTCCCTGACAACTTTAAGGACCGCAGAGTCTATGGCTCCCTCCTCAATGCCTATGTTCGGGCCAAGTCCAGAGACAAAGCTGAAGCCCTGATCGACACTATGAGGCAGAAAGGTTACGCCCTTCACCCTCTTCCCTTCAACGTTATGATGACTCTCTACATGAACCTTAGGGAGTACGACAAAGTTGACGCTATGGTCTTCGAGATGAAGCAGAAAGATATTCGTCTCGACATCTACTCCTACAACATCTGGCTCTCCTCCTGCTCCTCCGTTGACCAAATGGAGCTTGTCTATCACCAGATGAAATCTGATGCTTCCATCAATCCCAACTGGACCACTTTTAGCACCATGGCCACCATGTACATTAAGATGGGCGAATCCCAGAAAGCTGAGGATGCCCTGAGGAAGGTTGAGGCCAGGATTACTGGCCGTAATCGTATCCCTTATCACTACCTCTTGAGCTTGTACGGCAGCCTTGGTAACAAGAAAGAGCTGTTCCGGGTTTGGAATGTCTACAAATCTGTTGTACCCAGCATTCCCAATCTGGGATACCATGCTCTCGTCTCCTCCTTGGTGAGGATGGGAGATATTGAAGGTGCCGAGAAGGTATATGAGGAGTGGCTTCCTGTCAAGTCTTCTTTTGACCCCAGGATACCTAACCTTCTTATGAATGTGTACGTTAAAAACGACCAGCTGGACAAGGCTGAAGGGTTGTTCGACCACATGATTGAAATGGGGGGAAAGCCGAGCCCAGGTACTTGGGAGATTCTAGCCGATGGTCATACCAGAAAGAGGAGTATCACACAGGCTTTGGCTTGTCTGAAACAAGCTTTTTCTGCGCAAGGGTCCAGCAATTGGAGGCCCAAGGTGTTGGTGCTCTCAGGCTTCTTCAAGCTCTGTGAAGAGGAGTCGGATGTTACTAGTAAAGAGACCGTTTTGGAATTGTTGAGGCAATCGGGGCACCTTCAAGACAAATCTTACCAAGCTCTTATTGATGCTGCAGAAGAAAATGATGAGACCGCAACTGCAAGATGA
- the LOC108841285 gene encoding protein mago nashi homolog, whose protein sequence is MAAAAEEEKEFYLRYYVGHKGKFGHEFLEFEFRPDGKLRYANNSNYKNDTMIRKEVFLTPALLSECKRIVSDSEIMKEDDFKWPEPDRVGRQELEIVMGNEHISFATSKIGSLVDVQSSDDPEGLRIFYYLVQDLKCLVFSLISLHFKIKPI, encoded by the exons ATGGCTGCTGCAGCGGAAGAAGAAAAGGAGTTCTACCTGAGGTACTATGTCGGGCACAAGGGAAAATTTGGACACGAGTTCCTGGAGTTCGAGTTTAGACCGGACGGTAAGCTCCGTTACGCCAATAACTCAAACTACAAAAACGATACGATGATCCGGAAGGAGGTGTTTCTCACCCCCGCCCTTCTCTCCGAATGCAAGCGTATCGTCTCCGACAGCGag ATAATGAAAGAAGATGATTTTAAGTGGCCGGAACCTGACCGTGTTGGAAGACAAGAGCTTGAGATCGTTATGGGAAATGAGCATATCTCCTTCGCTACCTCTAAGATTGGTTCTCTTGTTGATGTCCAGAGCAGTGATGATCCTGAAGGTCTTCGCATCTTCTACTATCTTGTTCAG GACTTGAAATGTCTTGTTTTTTCGCTCATCTCGCTTCACTTCAAGATCAAGCCTATTTAG